From the Maioricimonas rarisocia genome, one window contains:
- the rpsJ gene encoding 30S ribosomal protein S10 — MSTSERIRIRMEAYDHTVLDQSASEIVDTAKRTGAIVHGPIPLPTRIERYTVLRSPHIDKKSREQFEIRTHKRLVDILQPTGKTIDALNKLSLPAGVDIKIKAAS, encoded by the coding sequence GTGTCGACCAGCGAAAGAATTCGGATCCGGATGGAGGCCTACGATCACACGGTCCTCGATCAGTCGGCAAGTGAAATTGTCGACACGGCCAAGCGGACCGGGGCAATTGTGCATGGGCCCATTCCACTGCCGACGCGCATTGAGCGCTATACGGTTCTGCGGAGCCCGCACATCGACAAGAAGTCGCGTGAGCAGTTTGAGATTCGCACTCACAAACGCCTCGTCGACATACTCCAGCCGACCGGAAAGACGATCGACGCGCTGAACAAGCTGTCGCTTCCGGCTGGTGTTGATATCAAAATCAAGGCGGCCAGCTGA
- the fusA gene encoding elongation factor G has product MPASTESIRNIGIVAHIDAGKTTTTERILYYAGASHKMGQVDEGTTQTDFDPEEAKRGITIYSAAVTCHWKDCTINIIDTPGHVDFTAEVQRSLRVLDGAVVVFSAVEGVEAQSETVWRQADEFRVPRLCFVNKMDRIGADFDRTLGQVRDRLKGNPVVLTIPIGAGHEFKGIIDLLQMKALYFDRETMGREIEVTDIPEDMRETAARWRSKLLDSVSMLDDEVMTAYLEGEEVTAEQIHRVLRAGTLARELQPTFCGSSLDYCGVQPVLDAVNNYLPSPLDVPPVEGINPSPKKGEDEHAIRKVDKNEPFAGLIFKIAADKHADMCFVRVYSGVLKSGSRALNPRTGKKELISQIWHIQAGHREKIETDAVDAGGIAGVIGPKQVVTGDTLCDQKHPIILESINFPETVISMAVEPDSSADRKKLEDALLQLSKQDPTFKAKVSDETGQTIISGMGELHLEVLRERLQRDFNLNVKVHKPRVSYRETVQKPVESDGEFSRTTAGESQFASVRIRVEPFEAERGVEVTSELTPGDLPKEQIRIVLETIQEAAHSGGVVGYPLMKVRFTLVSIDYREGETTEEALRAATSHAVQNALSEADVALLEPVMKLEVVTPGEFLGNIQADLNTRHARILGSEPRGHLTAMTAEVPLARMFGYSTLVRSLSQGRASYSMEPLKYDLAPPSVLEEMFG; this is encoded by the coding sequence ATGCCCGCTTCGACAGAGTCAATTCGAAACATCGGTATCGTGGCGCATATTGACGCCGGCAAGACCACGACCACGGAACGCATCCTCTACTACGCCGGCGCCTCCCATAAGATGGGACAGGTCGACGAGGGGACCACGCAGACCGACTTCGACCCCGAAGAGGCCAAGCGGGGTATCACGATCTATTCCGCGGCAGTCACCTGCCACTGGAAAGATTGCACGATCAATATCATCGACACCCCCGGCCACGTCGACTTCACAGCCGAAGTCCAGCGCAGCCTGCGGGTGCTCGACGGTGCCGTCGTTGTCTTCAGCGCCGTCGAAGGTGTCGAAGCCCAGAGCGAAACGGTCTGGCGACAGGCCGACGAGTTCCGCGTCCCCCGGCTCTGCTTCGTCAACAAGATGGATCGCATCGGAGCCGATTTCGACCGCACTCTCGGGCAGGTTCGCGACCGCCTCAAGGGTAACCCGGTCGTCCTGACAATCCCGATCGGTGCCGGCCATGAATTCAAGGGCATCATCGACCTGCTGCAGATGAAAGCCCTCTACTTCGACCGCGAGACCATGGGCCGCGAGATCGAAGTCACCGACATCCCGGAAGACATGCGGGAGACCGCCGCCAGATGGCGATCGAAGCTGCTCGACTCCGTCTCGATGCTCGATGACGAAGTCATGACCGCCTACCTCGAAGGCGAAGAAGTCACTGCCGAGCAGATCCATCGCGTCCTTCGCGCCGGCACCCTCGCCCGCGAGCTGCAGCCCACGTTCTGCGGTTCGTCCCTCGACTACTGCGGCGTCCAGCCGGTCCTCGACGCCGTCAACAACTACCTGCCCAGTCCACTCGACGTCCCGCCGGTCGAAGGGATCAACCCCTCACCGAAAAAGGGCGAAGACGAGCACGCGATTCGCAAGGTCGACAAGAACGAACCGTTTGCCGGCCTGATCTTCAAGATCGCCGCCGACAAGCATGCCGACATGTGTTTCGTCCGCGTCTACTCCGGCGTTCTCAAGAGTGGCTCGCGTGCCCTCAACCCGCGGACGGGCAAGAAAGAACTCATCAGCCAGATCTGGCACATCCAGGCTGGCCACCGCGAGAAGATCGAAACAGACGCGGTCGACGCGGGCGGCATCGCCGGCGTCATCGGCCCCAAGCAGGTCGTCACAGGCGACACGCTCTGCGATCAGAAACACCCGATCATTCTCGAGTCGATCAACTTCCCCGAGACCGTCATCTCGATGGCAGTGGAACCCGACTCGAGTGCTGACCGCAAGAAACTCGAAGACGCGCTCCTGCAACTTTCCAAGCAGGACCCCACCTTCAAGGCGAAGGTCAGCGACGAGACCGGCCAGACGATCATCAGCGGCATGGGCGAACTTCACCTCGAAGTTCTCCGCGAGCGCCTGCAACGCGACTTCAACCTCAACGTGAAGGTTCACAAGCCGCGCGTCTCGTATCGCGAAACCGTACAGAAACCCGTCGAGTCGGACGGCGAGTTCTCCCGCACCACAGCGGGCGAATCGCAGTTCGCCAGCGTGCGAATTCGCGTCGAACCGTTCGAAGCCGAACGGGGCGTCGAAGTCACGTCCGAACTCACTCCCGGCGATCTCCCGAAGGAACAGATCCGCATCGTCCTGGAAACCATCCAGGAGGCGGCTCACTCCGGAGGTGTCGTCGGCTACCCGTTAATGAAAGTTCGCTTCACCCTCGTCTCGATCGACTATCGGGAAGGGGAAACCACGGAAGAAGCGCTTCGCGCCGCAACGTCGCATGCGGTTCAGAACGCCCTTTCCGAGGCCGACGTGGCACTCCTCGAGCCGGTAATGAAGCTCGAAGTCGTCACACCGGGTGAATTCCTCGGCAACATTCAGGCGGACCTGAACACGCGACATGCGCGAATTCTTGGCAGCGAGCCCCGGGGGCACCTCACGGCAATGACCGCCGAGGTGCCACTGGCCCGGATGTTCGGATACTCCACACTGGTCCGCAGCCTTTCCCAGGGACGGGCGTCGTACTCGATGGAGCCTCTGAAATACGATCTCGCCCCGCCATCCGTCCTGGAGGAAATGTTCGGCTGA